GGCCCGCGCGCGGTACATGCCGCGCTGGCCGAGAAATTCGCCCAGCTGGCCGCGCGGGGCGTGCTTCACCTCGATGATCCCCAGCGCGCGGCCGTCCACTTCGTCCTGCTCGCCGCGGGCGAGGCCAACGACCGAACCTTCTGGGGCGCCGTAACTGCCGAGCCCGGTGTCGTCGAAGCCGACGTGACCTCAGGCGTCCGTGCCTTTCTCCGCGCCTATGGAGCCGCTTCCACCCATTGAACCGGGCGCAGCGCGGCCGCCGGGGCGACGATGCCCTGCCACCTCGATCGCCGACGATACGAAAGGACCCGATCATGTCCCCAGTGGATCTGGCGTCCGCCAGAGTGCTGCTGACCGGCGCCACCGGCGGTCTCGGTCACGCGGTGGCGCGTGAACTCGCCTCCCGCGGTGCGGCTCTGGTGCTGACCGGCCGTCGCGCCGACACCCTGTGCGCGCTCGCCGCCGAGCTCGACGCCACGGTGATTCCCGCGGATCTGTCGCAACACGAGGACCTCTCGCGCCTGCTCGACCAGGCCGGGCCGGTGGACGTGCTCATCGCCAACGCCGGTCTACCGGCAGGCGGGCATCTTCTCGACTTCTCCGCAGCCGACATCGACCGTGTCCTCGAGGTCAACTTGCGCGCGCCGATGCTGCTCGCCCGTCAGTTCGCCGTGCAGACGACCACCCGCGGAAAGGGGCACATCGTCTTCATGGGCTCGGTCGCGGGCCTGCTGCCCGCACCGCGCGTGAGCCTCTACAACGCCACGAAATTCGGCCTGCGGGGCTTCGCGCTCGGCCTGCGGCACGATCTGCACGACGCCGGAATCGGCGTGTCCATCGTCGAGCCGGGATTCGTCCGTGACGCGGGGATGTTCGCCGAGAGCGGCAGTCGGCTTCCACCCGGAATGCGAACGGCCACGCCGCAGCAGGTCGCCGACGCTGTCGTCCGCGCCATCCGGGAGAACGTCGATGAGATCGTCGTCGCCCCGATCGAAACGCGACTGCTCGCCACGGTCGGATCCATCGCCCCGAGGTTGGTCGCTCCCGTA
Above is a genomic segment from Nocardia sputorum containing:
- a CDS encoding SDR family NAD(P)-dependent oxidoreductase encodes the protein MSPVDLASARVLLTGATGGLGHAVARELASRGAALVLTGRRADTLCALAAELDATVIPADLSQHEDLSRLLDQAGPVDVLIANAGLPAGGHLLDFSAADIDRVLEVNLRAPMLLARQFAVQTTTRGKGHIVFMGSVAGLLPAPRVSLYNATKFGLRGFALGLRHDLHDAGIGVSIVEPGFVRDAGMFAESGSRLPPGMRTATPQQVADAVVRAIRENVDEIVVAPIETRLLATVGSIAPRLVAPVHRFLDSERLGTDLGSRFHHES